The Mya arenaria isolate MELC-2E11 chromosome 16, ASM2691426v1 genome includes a window with the following:
- the LOC128221554 gene encoding dihydrofolate reductase-like, which produces MESRCDLPMRSKSSGLMMFDVMAAMCAGNRGIGWKGGLPWPPLRKDYEYYTTVTSTHMKVGRGKIVHLHGRHSWASCSDHQKAREGVYHVVISRTMDNRH; this is translated from the exons ATGGAATCACGGTGTGACCTACCAATGAGATCAAAGAGTAGCGGGTTAATGATGTTTGACGTGATGGCGGCGATGTGCGCGGGGAACAGAGGGATTGGATGGAAGGGCGGTTTACCCTGGCCACCTTTACG gaaagaTTACGAATATTACACAACGGTGACATCAACTCACATGAAAG TGGGCAGGGGGAAGATCGTGCACCTCCACGGGCGACACAGTTGGGCCTCATGTAGCGACCACCAGAAGGCGCGAGAAGGGGTTTACCACGTGGTCATCAGTCGCACGATGGATAACAG GCACTAA